Proteins from a genomic interval of Chryseobacterium indologenes:
- a CDS encoding TerD family protein, protein MAINLQKGQRENINAPKFTVGLGWDINNTSTGTAFDLDASLFLLGDDKKLVSDNHFIFYNNLESPDKAVVHTGDNLTGEGAGDDEQIKIDLTKIDAAVKEITVVVTIHDADARRQNFGQVRNSFIRIFNTDTNEEILKYELDEDFSIETAVEFGRIYNRNGEWKFEAVGAGQRDGLEKFVSIYQK, encoded by the coding sequence ATGGCTATTAACTTACAAAAAGGACAAAGAGAAAACATCAACGCACCTAAATTCACTGTAGGTTTAGGATGGGATATCAATAATACTTCTACAGGAACTGCTTTCGATCTTGATGCATCTTTATTTTTGTTGGGAGATGATAAAAAGTTAGTGTCAGATAATCACTTTATTTTTTATAACAACCTTGAATCTCCGGATAAAGCAGTTGTTCACACAGGGGATAACCTTACCGGTGAAGGCGCAGGAGATGACGAGCAGATCAAAATTGATCTTACAAAGATTGATGCTGCCGTAAAAGAAATCACTGTGGTGGTAACGATTCACGATGCAGATGCAAGAAGACAGAATTTTGGACAGGTAAGAAATTCTTTTATCAGAATTTTCAATACAGATACGAATGAGGAAATCTTAAAGTATGAACTTGACGAAGATTTCTCAATCGAAACAGCAGTAGAATTCGGAAGAATCTACAACAGAAACGGAGAATGGAAATTTGAGGCTGTAGGAGCAGGACAGAGAGACGGCCTTGAGAAATTTGTATCAATTTATCAGAAGTAA
- a CDS encoding TerD family protein, whose translation MAINLQKGQRINLKKENGAELSQACVGINWGAIEKKGFFGTKKEAVDLDGSCILYDSNKNVTEVIYFGNLKSRNGSVRHSGDDLTGDVDGDDGLDNEVITVDFSKLEPNVEHVAMVLNSYRGQDFGTIPFASIRIYEGTPTNVKEVFAKYDIANDASFSGHVAMVMGVFYKRNGEWKFNAIGDPTADRKLEQTVQTVQMNYL comes from the coding sequence ATGGCTATCAACTTACAGAAAGGTCAGAGAATTAACCTTAAAAAAGAAAACGGAGCTGAGCTTTCCCAGGCTTGTGTAGGAATCAACTGGGGAGCAATTGAAAAAAAAGGATTTTTCGGAACTAAAAAAGAAGCAGTAGACTTAGATGGAAGCTGTATTTTATATGATTCAAACAAAAATGTAACGGAAGTAATTTATTTCGGTAACCTAAAATCAAGAAACGGTTCTGTAAGACACAGTGGAGATGACCTTACCGGAGATGTTGACGGAGATGACGGACTGGATAACGAGGTGATCACTGTAGATTTCAGCAAACTGGAGCCTAATGTAGAACACGTTGCCATGGTTCTAAACAGTTACAGAGGTCAGGATTTCGGAACGATTCCTTTCGCTTCTATCCGTATTTACGAAGGAACTCCTACCAATGTAAAAGAAGTTTTTGCAAAATATGATATTGCGAACGATGCTTCTTTCAGCGGACATGTTGCCATGGTTATGGGAGTATTCTACAAAAGAAACGGAGAATGGAAATTCAATGCCATCGGAGATCCTACTGCTGACAGGAAGCTGGAGCAGACAGTGCAGACGGTGCAGATGAATTATTTGTAA
- a CDS encoding toxic anion resistance protein codes for MDNQENQPIDPLGSIEPLRTFEPTPMVPPTPAQPAQNATPAVLVDREGNVNLTQLQTEERQKYEVLANSIDEANPGSIVNFGAELQKTLTNQSDSFLGNVRRSNSGEVGGLINDLLVELNYVDVEELNGNKVKSFLSKLPFMKKVMTQVENLFAKYDKIINNIEQISYKVNAGIITSTKDNAVLQTIFESNVNSIKQIEDLVIAGNIRMERAAVELAQMEANPQNFQDYQIADKRDFIARLDRRMADLKVVRVIMMQSLPQIRLVQNNNVSIAEKAQTILTTTLPVWKNQLSLAVAMYRQQQNIEIQQKVSHTTEEILRKNAERLGQNSINVARANEQTIVSVETLRETTSMLINTLNEVKQIQKQGADNRRKLDQDLQTLEHELKANVRG; via the coding sequence ATGGACAATCAGGAAAATCAACCTATAGATCCGCTAGGATCCATCGAACCTCTCAGAACATTTGAACCTACACCCATGGTTCCGCCAACACCGGCTCAGCCTGCTCAAAATGCAACGCCGGCAGTTCTTGTAGACAGAGAGGGAAATGTAAACTTAACTCAGCTACAGACTGAAGAACGCCAGAAATATGAAGTTCTCGCCAACTCCATCGATGAGGCGAATCCGGGTTCTATTGTGAATTTCGGTGCAGAACTTCAGAAAACCTTAACCAATCAGAGTGACAGCTTTTTAGGAAATGTTAGAAGATCAAACTCCGGTGAAGTGGGAGGGCTTATCAATGACCTTTTGGTAGAGCTTAACTATGTGGACGTAGAAGAGCTTAACGGAAATAAAGTAAAAAGTTTCTTAAGCAAATTACCCTTCATGAAGAAGGTAATGACGCAGGTGGAAAATTTATTTGCAAAATATGATAAGATCATCAACAATATCGAGCAGATCTCTTACAAAGTGAATGCAGGGATCATTACTTCAACAAAAGATAATGCCGTTTTGCAGACTATTTTTGAAAGCAATGTGAACTCTATTAAGCAGATTGAAGATCTTGTCATCGCCGGAAATATCAGAATGGAAAGAGCTGCTGTTGAGCTTGCGCAGATGGAAGCTAATCCTCAGAATTTCCAGGATTATCAGATTGCAGACAAAAGAGATTTTATCGCAAGATTAGACAGGAGAATGGCTGACCTGAAAGTTGTGCGCGTCATCATGATGCAGTCACTTCCACAGATCAGACTTGTTCAGAATAATAATGTTTCAATTGCAGAAAAAGCACAGACAATTCTTACGACGACACTTCCTGTATGGAAAAATCAGCTGTCACTGGCTGTAGCAATGTACAGACAGCAGCAGAATATTGAAATCCAGCAGAAAGTTTCTCATACAACAGAGGAGATCTTAAGAAAGAATGCTGAACGCCTTGGTCAGAACTCTATCAATGTTGCCAGAGCTAATGAACAGACTATCGTTTCTGTAGAAACATTAAGGGAGACCACTTCAATGCTGATCAATACCTTGAATGAAGTAAAACAGATTCAGAAACAGGGTGCAGACAACAGAAGAAAGCTGGATCAGGATCTTCAGACATTGGAACATGAATTAAAAGCAAATGTCAGAGGTTAA